One stretch of Priestia megaterium DNA includes these proteins:
- a CDS encoding zinc-finger domain-containing protein gives MERKQLLEEVTELLDYYCSDCFVKKTFNKEKGKTYAQTFCIKECTVGEKIKQYGDLLTKK, from the coding sequence GTGGAACGTAAACAATTATTAGAAGAAGTAACGGAGTTATTGGATTACTACTGTAGTGATTGTTTTGTAAAAAAAACGTTTAATAAAGAAAAGGGCAAAACATACGCTCAGACGTTTTGTATTAAAGAGTGTACTGTAGGAGAAAAAATTAAGCAGTATGGAGATTTGCTGACTAAAAAGTAA
- a CDS encoding reverse transcriptase-like protein → MIEVYIDGATAGNPGPSGAGILIKGNGEHHRYAIALGTMTNHEAEYHALLHALKICLEKKYTSVSFRTDSQLVDRAMNQEYVKNKAFAPLLEEALKLSSQFDLFFIKWIPSSQNAGADQLARQAINQKEAGM, encoded by the coding sequence ATGATTGAAGTTTATATAGACGGAGCCACTGCTGGCAATCCTGGTCCTTCTGGAGCTGGTATTTTAATTAAAGGAAATGGTGAACATCATCGTTACGCTATTGCTCTTGGGACAATGACGAATCATGAAGCAGAGTACCATGCACTTCTTCATGCATTAAAAATTTGTTTAGAAAAAAAGTATACGAGCGTATCTTTTCGAACGGACTCTCAGCTAGTAGACCGCGCAATGAACCAAGAATACGTTAAAAATAAAGCGTTTGCTCCTTTACTGGAAGAAGCCCTCAAATTGTCCAGTCAATTCGATTTATTTTTTATAAAGTGGATCCCTAGCTCTCAAAATGCAGGTGCTGATCAGCTGGCCAGACAAGCCATTAATCAAAAAGAAGCAGGAATGTAA
- a CDS encoding nucleotidyltransferase domain-containing protein, whose translation MSTHINKRLQEIEKEYNVEILFACESGSRAYGLDTLASDFDVRFIYKYKASRYLHLNRPQEVINVAEGNYDMQGWDLYKTIYLFTKSNPSLYEWLWSPFVYYQKPSFAEPLRQMMAQSYSLKALGYHYFKILTINSKRNLTSSVTIEDIKVMLQLIRAFLSLKVVVKQRSFPVILFADLCKQANLDDRQQSIIKQFVQCKVSGQIVFNEKMKNFLDSIKKEAAAIEENLKELPEKRISYEDINLFLLTQHNIMEERT comes from the coding sequence ATGTCTACACACATAAATAAACGTTTACAGGAAATTGAAAAAGAATATAATGTGGAAATTTTGTTTGCATGTGAATCAGGCAGCCGTGCTTACGGACTCGATACGTTAGCGAGTGATTTTGACGTCCGCTTTATATACAAATATAAAGCATCACGCTATCTTCATCTCAATAGACCTCAAGAGGTCATTAATGTAGCAGAAGGCAATTATGATATGCAAGGGTGGGATTTGTACAAAACCATTTATTTGTTTACAAAATCAAACCCTTCGCTTTATGAGTGGCTATGGTCGCCTTTTGTTTATTATCAGAAGCCATCGTTTGCTGAGCCACTTCGGCAAATGATGGCTCAATCATATTCCTTAAAAGCATTGGGATATCATTATTTTAAAATTTTAACGATAAATAGTAAAAGAAATCTGACATCTTCTGTTACAATAGAGGATATAAAAGTGATGCTCCAACTGATTCGTGCATTTTTATCACTGAAAGTAGTAGTAAAGCAGCGCAGTTTCCCTGTCATTTTATTTGCTGACTTATGCAAGCAGGCAAACCTTGATGATAGGCAGCAATCCATCATTAAGCAGTTTGTACAATGCAAGGTAAGCGGGCAAATTGTTTTTAATGAGAAAATGAAGAACTTTTTGGACAGCATTAAGAAAGAAGCTGCAGCGATAGAAGAAAACTTAAAAGAATTACCGGAAAAGCGAATCAGTTATGAGGACATTAACTTATTTTTACTAACTCAGCATAATATAATGGAGGAAAGAACATGA
- a CDS encoding ribonuclease H family protein has translation MNFQIEWHYKSSKHKQLIFTSDFTDANEALMIVGDLEKTGRTKEIFLLDEQQQKWTVKEAKKLLQEVQTEPHDIVAYFDGGYEHDTLLAGLGVVIYFKQNNKSYRIRRNSRLQEIESNNEAEYAAFYYLIQELEELGVHHIPVTFRGDSQVVLNQLAGEWPCFEEEFNRYLDRIEDKMQELGIRPVYEPISRKENEEADQLATQALQGIPIASRKQV, from the coding sequence ATGAATTTCCAAATTGAATGGCATTATAAATCCTCGAAACATAAACAGTTAATTTTCACATCCGATTTCACAGATGCGAATGAGGCGCTAATGATTGTGGGTGATTTAGAAAAAACAGGTCGAACGAAGGAAATTTTTCTACTTGATGAGCAGCAGCAAAAATGGACTGTAAAAGAAGCGAAAAAGCTCTTACAGGAAGTACAGACAGAGCCTCATGATATTGTGGCATATTTTGACGGAGGCTATGAGCATGATACGCTCTTAGCGGGGCTTGGGGTTGTGATTTATTTTAAACAGAACAACAAGTCTTACCGAATACGACGCAACTCAAGACTGCAAGAGATTGAATCAAATAATGAGGCAGAGTATGCTGCTTTTTATTATTTAATACAAGAGCTTGAGGAACTTGGTGTTCATCATATACCGGTAACGTTTAGAGGTGACTCTCAGGTTGTATTAAATCAGCTGGCTGGGGAGTGGCCCTGTTTCGAAGAAGAGTTTAATCGGTACTTAGATCGAATAGAAGATAAAATGCAGGAACTTGGTATCCGACCGGTATATGAGCCTATTTCGAGGAAGGAAAATGAAGAGGCTGACCAGCTTGCTACTCAAGCTCTTCAAGGGATACCAATTGCTAGCAGGAAGCAAGTGTAA
- a CDS encoding DUF6123 family protein: MTKTAQTVEEYLLYLEEKGFHLAEDARGFISFGQQYTRAADEMVIFTIEWTLKVQKEFDGSFFVSLLENLTSNRISNQKQAIQYLKSSGMI, translated from the coding sequence GTGACAAAAACAGCTCAAACCGTTGAAGAGTATCTTCTTTATCTTGAAGAAAAAGGCTTTCATTTAGCAGAAGATGCACGTGGATTTATTTCATTTGGTCAGCAGTATACGCGTGCAGCTGACGAGATGGTCATATTTACAATTGAATGGACACTAAAAGTACAAAAAGAATTTGACGGCAGTTTTTTTGTATCGCTCCTCGAGAATTTGACATCAAATCGTATTAGCAATCAAAAACAAGCCATTCAATATTTAAAGTCATCAGGTATGATTTAA
- a CDS encoding divergent PAP2 family protein, giving the protein MNKGIVIALSSIGLAQALKIPIKKYQTGKWDMRMIAASGGMPSSHSAGVSSLATYVALKRGVSTIDFALASVFGIIVMYDAQGIRRQTGEITIKVNTLDEEIEKLAGLPDGGFHDLTEQRLKEMLGHQPEEVIGGAILGVALGAIGYFLEGKS; this is encoded by the coding sequence ATGAATAAAGGAATTGTCATTGCTCTTTCATCAATCGGTTTAGCCCAAGCCTTAAAAATCCCAATTAAAAAGTATCAAACAGGAAAATGGGATATGCGGATGATTGCTGCGTCGGGTGGAATGCCAAGCTCTCATTCAGCCGGCGTATCTTCTTTGGCGACCTATGTAGCGTTAAAAAGAGGTGTTTCTACGATTGACTTTGCGCTAGCATCTGTTTTTGGAATTATTGTCATGTACGATGCACAAGGAATTCGAAGGCAGACTGGCGAAATTACTATTAAAGTGAATACGTTAGATGAAGAAATTGAAAAGCTTGCGGGTCTTCCAGACGGAGGCTTTCACGATTTGACGGAACAGCGCTTGAAAGAAATGCTTGGGCATCAGCCCGAAGAAGTGATTGGCGGAGCCATTTTAGGAGTAGCACTTGGAGCAATTGGCTATTTTTTAGAAGGGAAATCATAG
- a CDS encoding DUF2533 family protein, translating to MSVHKEISAHSKKQHELVRAFASLEARREQAIEAAVLLCKEGKPFSVDGINAVTAEINELSQKYTIIPGRKVVTEEMVKEYVARI from the coding sequence ATGAGTGTACATAAAGAAATTTCAGCCCATTCTAAAAAACAGCACGAATTAGTACGTGCTTTTGCCAGCTTAGAAGCTCGACGCGAGCAAGCTATTGAAGCAGCTGTGCTTTTGTGTAAAGAAGGGAAGCCCTTTTCTGTAGACGGTATTAACGCTGTAACAGCAGAAATTAATGAGCTGTCTCAAAAATATACCATCATTCCAGGCCGTAAAGTAGTGACAGAAGAAATGGTTAAAGAGTACGTAGCAAGAATATAA